A genomic segment from Nicotiana sylvestris chromosome 1, ASM39365v2, whole genome shotgun sequence encodes:
- the LOC104239087 gene encoding cullin-1-like isoform X1 — MSNRGKLEESMKTLEEGIKKVKFILDGYPACKLFASEEYMRYYDCVYLLCVQPPPFDLSAELLNRYHATLDESINLKVLPSLKDKSGTSLLAEFLRIWTNYKAMLKCLGGFFLYLDKKCTDQKRSAPLKEIAFSCFQNGVCNDLLPKIFDAALLLISQDRREEPIDRSLLQGLSNFFVENDGPKKGTYYHMFEEKLLTDTSSCYARIASEWLHSYSSADYILKVERCLNDEKGRLSQFLYPSSVEKLLQVVHLKLIGEMTSQLIEKQKAENNLNSTRYQELLSRCANLNIG, encoded by the exons ATGAGTAACAGAGGGAAGCTGGAAGAGAGCATGAAGACGTTGGAGGAGGGTATTAAGAAAGTGAAGTTTATTTTGGATGGTTACCCTGCCTGTAAGCTGTTCGCGTCTGAAGAATACATGAGATATTATGA CTGTGTTTATCTCTTGTGCGTTCAACCTCCCCCATTTGATTTATCAGCAGAACTTCTTAATAGGTATCATGCTACCTTGGATGAGAGTATAAACTTGAAG GTTCTGCCTTCTCTGAAAGATAAGAGTGGTACCTCTCTGTTAGCTGAATTCTTACGTATCTGGACAAATTACAAAGCAATGTTAAAGTGTCTTGGAGGGTTTTTCCTTTACCTTGATAAAAAATGCACCGATCAGAAAAGATCTGCACCCCTTAAAGAGATTGCCTTTTCCTGTTTCCAGAATGGG GTTTGCAATGATCTCCTTCCAAAAATTTTTGATGCTGCACTTTTACTG ATAAGCCAAGACCGAAGGGAGGAACCAATTGACAGGAGCCTGCTACAGGGCCTCTCTAACttttttgtggaaaatgatgGGCCCAAAAAAGGAACTTACTATCACATGTTTGAGGAGAAATTGCTTACAGATACATCCAGTTGCTATGCTCGAATTGCCTCGGAGTGGCTCCATAGCTATTCTTCAGCAGATTATATATTGAAG GTCGAACGGTGTTTGAATGATGAAAAAGGAAGGTTGAGTCAGTTCCTCTATCCTTCCTCTGTAGAGAAGCTACTTCAG GTTGTGCATTTGAAGTTGATTGGTGAAATGACAAGCCAGCTGATTGAAAAACAGAAGGCTGAGAACAACCTCAACTCAACAAGATATCAG GAATTACTGTCCAGATGTGCAAATTTAAACATTGGGTAA
- the LOC104239087 gene encoding cullin-1-like isoform X2: protein MSNRGKLEESMKTLEEGIKKVKFILDGYPACKLFASEEYMRYYDCVYLLCVQPPPFDLSAELLNRYHATLDESINLKVLPSLKDKSGTSLLAEFLRIWTNYKAMLKCLGGFFLYLDKKCTDQKRSAPLKEIAFSCFQNGVCNDLLPKIFDAALLLISQDRREEPIDRSLLQGLSNFFVENDGPKKGTYYHMFEEKLLTDTSSCYARIASEWLHSYSSADYILKVERCLNDEKGRLSQFLYPSSVEKLLQLVDQLVILD from the exons ATGAGTAACAGAGGGAAGCTGGAAGAGAGCATGAAGACGTTGGAGGAGGGTATTAAGAAAGTGAAGTTTATTTTGGATGGTTACCCTGCCTGTAAGCTGTTCGCGTCTGAAGAATACATGAGATATTATGA CTGTGTTTATCTCTTGTGCGTTCAACCTCCCCCATTTGATTTATCAGCAGAACTTCTTAATAGGTATCATGCTACCTTGGATGAGAGTATAAACTTGAAG GTTCTGCCTTCTCTGAAAGATAAGAGTGGTACCTCTCTGTTAGCTGAATTCTTACGTATCTGGACAAATTACAAAGCAATGTTAAAGTGTCTTGGAGGGTTTTTCCTTTACCTTGATAAAAAATGCACCGATCAGAAAAGATCTGCACCCCTTAAAGAGATTGCCTTTTCCTGTTTCCAGAATGGG GTTTGCAATGATCTCCTTCCAAAAATTTTTGATGCTGCACTTTTACTG ATAAGCCAAGACCGAAGGGAGGAACCAATTGACAGGAGCCTGCTACAGGGCCTCTCTAACttttttgtggaaaatgatgGGCCCAAAAAAGGAACTTACTATCACATGTTTGAGGAGAAATTGCTTACAGATACATCCAGTTGCTATGCTCGAATTGCCTCGGAGTGGCTCCATAGCTATTCTTCAGCAGATTATATATTGAAG GTCGAACGGTGTTTGAATGATGAAAAAGGAAGGTTGAGTCAGTTCCTCTATCCTTCCTCTGTAGAGAAGCTACTTCAG TTAGTGGACCAGTTGGTGATTCTGGACTGA